Proteins from a single region of Mucilaginibacter daejeonensis:
- a CDS encoding FecR family protein — MFNSTSRIPYLLQRYADSSCTRAELRELLQLLRQDDTPEGMDEAMWLMWEQLKAEEKVPGVDKEEIINNILHNIDTPALPQRHFTIQRWAIAAAILMFVSVGIFLLRSPNGVPSKVAYKKHQVILPGTNKAELILANGKKMILSDTHGSEITNDNGITTIRLDKNNIAYSGSLAPASAGRPVWNILSTPAGGQYQVTLPDGTQVWLNASSSLKFPVKFGDSTRRVELTGEGYFEVAKNRANPFIVATARSEIKVLGTHFNVMAYSNEPTVNTTLLEGSVQVSKGALKRTLVPGQQSRVNTDIQVAEVDADQSIEWKNGKFNFAHEKIPEIMRKIARWYDVQIIYRGKPTSEGFVGTVPRSRNLTEVLSTLESTGLVHFKVEERSVIVMP; from the coding sequence ATGTTCAATTCAACAAGCCGAATACCGTATCTGCTGCAGCGATACGCGGACAGTAGCTGCACACGGGCGGAGCTGCGCGAGTTGTTACAGCTATTGCGCCAAGACGATACACCCGAAGGCATGGATGAGGCAATGTGGCTTATGTGGGAGCAATTAAAAGCCGAAGAGAAAGTGCCAGGTGTCGACAAAGAAGAGATCATTAATAACATACTCCATAACATTGACACTCCTGCCTTGCCTCAAAGACATTTTACCATCCAACGATGGGCAATAGCTGCTGCCATTTTAATGTTTGTCAGTGTAGGTATATTTCTGCTTAGGTCGCCGAACGGCGTGCCATCAAAGGTGGCTTATAAAAAGCACCAGGTGATCCTGCCTGGTACCAATAAGGCCGAGCTCATTTTAGCCAATGGCAAGAAGATGATCCTTTCTGATACTCATGGAAGCGAGATCACTAATGACAACGGTATCACTACGATCCGCTTAGACAAGAACAATATAGCGTACTCGGGAAGCTTAGCGCCCGCTTCGGCCGGCAGACCCGTTTGGAATATACTATCAACGCCGGCAGGCGGCCAATACCAGGTCACATTACCTGATGGAACTCAGGTATGGCTAAATGCATCTTCTTCATTAAAGTTCCCGGTGAAATTTGGTGACAGCACTCGCCGTGTAGAGCTTACAGGAGAAGGCTATTTTGAAGTGGCCAAAAATAGAGCTAATCCATTTATCGTGGCAACTGCTCGGTCTGAGATCAAAGTATTAGGCACCCACTTCAATGTGATGGCATATAGTAACGAACCTACGGTGAACACTACTTTATTAGAAGGTTCTGTTCAGGTCAGCAAAGGTGCATTAAAAAGGACTCTCGTGCCAGGCCAGCAAAGCAGGGTAAATACTGACATCCAGGTTGCCGAAGTGGATGCCGACCAATCTATAGAGTGGAAGAACGGCAAATTCAACTTCGCGCATGAGAAAATACCTGAGATCATGCGAAAAATTGCCCGCTGGTATGATGTTCAGATCATTTATCGAGGAAAGCCAACTTCCGAGGGGTTTGTAGGAACGGTACCACGTTCGCGAAACTTGACCGAAGTATTAAGTACACTTGAATCAACCGGATTAGTTCACTTTAAGGTGGAAGAAAGGAGTGTTATCGTTATGCCTTAA
- a CDS encoding RNA polymerase sigma-70 factor → MSGGALQDDNELVEMLRQGSVAAFETLYKSYWDKLLNAAYKRLSDLELCEELVQNIFVKIWEKREVLQINTGFSNYLHTALRYSVIDHYRKRLTEENYLSFRSSSADADNSTEDNIILNDLKRYLEKLIDQLPDKCRSVYQLSRAEHKTNKEIAQLLNISEKTVEGHLTKALHALRSGMADYLPLAVLIFLKKNM, encoded by the coding sequence ATGAGCGGCGGTGCCCTACAGGATGATAATGAACTTGTCGAAATGCTTCGGCAGGGGAGTGTTGCGGCATTTGAAACCCTTTACAAGAGTTACTGGGATAAGTTGCTCAACGCTGCGTATAAACGATTGTCTGACCTTGAACTTTGCGAAGAATTGGTGCAAAACATCTTTGTGAAGATCTGGGAAAAAAGAGAGGTTTTACAGATAAATACAGGTTTTTCTAACTATTTACATACTGCCTTACGATACAGCGTTATCGACCATTACCGGAAGCGGTTGACGGAAGAAAATTATTTAAGTTTTCGGTCATCGTCTGCCGATGCCGACAATTCTACCGAGGACAATATCATTCTTAACGACCTCAAACGCTATCTCGAAAAGCTGATCGATCAACTGCCCGACAAATGCCGGTCGGTGTATCAATTGAGCAGAGCCGAGCACAAGACCAATAAGGAGATAGCACAACTACTCAACATCTCCGAAAAGACCGTAGAAGGTCACCTCACCAAAGCCTTGCATGCCCTGCGTTCAGGCATGGCCGATTACCTTCCTTTAGCTGTGCTTATTTTTTTAAAAAAAAATATGTAG
- a CDS encoding glycoside hydrolase family 28 protein → MKELLFVILLGFNIATAYAQKDHDITRYGASITAHNNATSIQKAIDAAAVNGGGRVIVPAGRFTTGPVVLKNNVELHLAPDAELSGSTDRLDYTVGKMALISAQGQHHVSITGKGTINGQAHLLISNLMQVLRAGKLQDDLWRTKRPTEQNRPNLLFFKNCKQVRVTGVTLRDAASWVQNYKECDGVRIDSMTVNSTAYWNNDGIDIVDSKNVTISNSYFNAADDAICLKSEIADGACENVLVENCTLRSSASGFKLGTGSLGGFKNIKVSNLKIYDTYRSAIALEAVDGGNIENVEVNGVNAQNTGNAIFIRLGHRNQDQRYSTVNKILIQNMKVEVPAGKPDIGYPMEGPLPKVAPHNLLPSSITGLPGHPVTNITLRNIDITYGGGASKEKAYVSLDSLNAITENPAGYPEFTMFGELPSWALYTRHAQNIKLEGLKLNLQAADFRPGMVFDDVTGLIMNKVAIPKDVSLPALVYKNVQKLSTVDLDIPSGKEGVLTVR, encoded by the coding sequence ATGAAAGAACTACTATTTGTCATCCTCTTAGGTTTCAACATTGCTACGGCATACGCGCAAAAAGATCATGATATCACGCGCTACGGAGCCAGCATCACGGCGCATAACAATGCCACATCCATCCAAAAAGCGATAGATGCTGCCGCTGTCAATGGCGGAGGCCGTGTTATAGTGCCTGCCGGAAGGTTCACTACAGGTCCGGTGGTCCTTAAAAATAACGTGGAGCTTCATCTTGCGCCAGATGCTGAATTATCAGGCAGTACTGATAGGCTGGATTATACGGTAGGGAAGATGGCGCTTATATCGGCCCAAGGTCAGCATCACGTGTCTATAACCGGTAAAGGAACGATAAATGGGCAGGCGCACCTGCTGATCAGCAACCTGATGCAAGTACTGCGGGCCGGTAAGTTACAAGATGATCTGTGGCGCACTAAGCGCCCTACTGAACAGAACCGGCCGAACCTTTTATTTTTCAAAAATTGCAAGCAGGTCAGAGTTACAGGCGTAACCTTACGCGACGCCGCCAGTTGGGTGCAAAATTATAAAGAATGCGATGGTGTTCGTATCGATAGTATGACCGTGAACAGCACCGCCTATTGGAATAACGACGGGATCGATATTGTGGACAGCAAGAACGTCACCATCTCCAACAGTTACTTCAATGCAGCTGACGATGCGATATGCTTGAAATCTGAGATCGCGGACGGTGCTTGCGAAAATGTACTGGTAGAGAACTGTACACTACGTTCAAGCGCAAGCGGCTTCAAATTGGGCACCGGGTCGTTGGGTGGCTTTAAGAACATCAAGGTCAGTAACCTGAAGATCTATGATACTTACCGTTCGGCGATCGCCTTAGAAGCTGTTGATGGTGGTAACATTGAGAACGTAGAGGTGAACGGCGTGAACGCGCAAAACACCGGTAACGCGATATTCATCCGCTTGGGTCATCGTAACCAAGACCAGCGTTACAGCACGGTGAACAAAATATTGATCCAGAATATGAAAGTGGAAGTACCAGCAGGCAAGCCAGACATTGGCTACCCAATGGAAGGACCATTACCCAAAGTAGCGCCTCATAACCTGCTTCCTTCCTCTATCACAGGCCTGCCTGGTCACCCGGTCACCAACATCACCTTACGCAATATCGATATCACCTATGGCGGCGGTGCAAGCAAAGAGAAAGCCTATGTGAGCCTGGACTCCCTGAACGCCATCACAGAGAACCCCGCCGGGTACCCCGAATTCACCATGTTCGGCGAGCTACCGTCATGGGCGCTCTACACCCGCCACGCGCAAAATATCAAGCTCGAAGGCCTTAAGCTCAACCTGCAAGCCGCCGACTTTCGTCCTGGTATGGTATTCGATGACGTCACTGGGTTGATCATGAATAAAGTAGCTATTCCTAAGGACGTGTCATTACCTGCCTTGGTGTACAAGAATGTTCAGAAGTTGAGTACGGTGGACTTGGACATCCCATCAGGAAAAGAGGGGGTGTTGACGGTTAGGTAA
- a CDS encoding RNA polymerase sigma factor produces the protein MIVIEPNEERYLLSRVSSGDQIAFRKIYDAYFDRLSSYVFKFNKSEEITTEIVQDVFLKIWLSRDVLGNINSLQAYIFTAARNLSIDYLRKLARETQLVELLDEHLKIAQDDIDQKLGLAELRSIIDQGMEGLSEQKKQIFKLSKLDGLSHDEVADLMQLSKSTVKNHLSETLKHLREHLRKNPDYDYLLLVALLNFLH, from the coding sequence TTGATAGTCATTGAACCCAATGAAGAAAGATACTTATTGTCAAGAGTATCTAGCGGAGACCAGATCGCTTTTCGTAAAATTTACGATGCGTATTTTGACCGCTTGTCTTCCTATGTTTTTAAGTTCAATAAATCTGAGGAAATTACCACGGAGATTGTACAGGATGTTTTCCTGAAGATATGGTTGTCACGTGACGTCCTTGGTAATATCAATAGTCTTCAGGCATACATTTTTACCGCAGCTCGAAATTTGTCCATTGACTATTTGCGTAAGCTGGCACGGGAAACCCAATTGGTCGAGTTGCTCGATGAGCACCTGAAGATCGCACAGGACGATATTGATCAAAAACTCGGCCTTGCGGAATTGAGATCGATCATCGATCAGGGGATGGAGGGGTTATCTGAGCAAAAAAAACAGATATTTAAGCTCAGCAAGCTTGATGGATTGAGTCATGATGAGGTCGCTGACTTGATGCAACTCTCTAAAAGCACGGTCAAAAATCATCTTTCGGAGACGTTGAAACATCTGCGTGAGCATTTGCGGAAAAATCCGGATTACGATTATCTTCTTCTTGTAGCACTACTCAATTTCCTGCATTGA
- a CDS encoding SusC/RagA family TonB-linked outer membrane protein: MKITFGQLLIITLMTGITYSKPTSAQEVLNKKITLSVQQRTLADVLKTLARTHKVEFIYNQDVVSTSDKITAQFSNMGLKDVLNQLLTQYHINYQVFKDKIILIDAQPQSQAVTNAKEMQAINITGKVVDEKDQPLVGVSVTVKGTSKGTITDVNGGFKLSVESTNDVLVFKYVGYNTLEVPATGTLPLTIKLTADSKSLNEVVVVGYGTKKKSDLTGSVASLSSEDIVKSRAPNAQEALQGRMPGVDVKRSSGKPGADMTIEIRGVNSIYGNTQPLYVVDGIPVANINDINPADIERMDVLKDASSTAIFGSRGANGVVIVTTKRGTRGQTKVNYDGYVGFVNAYNLPKVMDGPKFVDYAREFYRTLGTNVTPNVNYTDAQIFSATELANIANGNYTNWINVIKRNGLQTNHNLSVTGGDEKTLYFLSAGYQQYEGALKVENTKKYTLKVGLEKTLGSVVKIGASMYGTYADFNLGSGEVFRSAYRLRPTGSAYNADGSPRFFAYEGEQQITNPLFDFDNDLRRTQYIRMLPNLFAELSFGKDLKFRTSFTPDITFQRAGTYSDTYSKIGAGTKPNAATNGANHIFNYTLDNLLIYNKSINTDNKLELTLGNSLNYYQTDNNLISVSGLPYRSLWYNVGNVTTVNGVAPVTTVSSAYSKQTISSYFFRGNYTLKGRYLLTVTGRADGNSIFSDGNKWGFFPSAALGWVASEENFIKNISAISFLKFRFSYGRSGNAAVNGTYFYPYVTQSAVSTSYYDFNGANANGSGIVNLAPSALTWEKTTEYNAGMELNLFKNRVAFTFDYYNKTAKGTLLPQQIPAANGYATITANVGSIRNSGVELGLNTTNIKSKDFTWTTNINFSKNNNKIIDLFGNGANDVGNARFIGEKARVLYNYKIIGVWQSNEAAQAATFGQKPGQYKLLDVNGDGRINADDRVIQGSDIPDWFGGLTSTFNYKNFDLGITFYTRQGTKQVSTFLEQAMNGDQGRARFGAYDRSYWTTTNPSNTWANNAIETDATRRLVATYQNSSYTKISNMTLGFTAPKALASKIGMNSLRIYTTAYNPFIWTKFIGWDPETADLNSFGLQDFRTRTFILGVNLTL, translated from the coding sequence ATGAAAATCACATTTGGCCAGTTACTCATCATCACGTTGATGACCGGCATCACTTACTCAAAGCCAACTTCGGCGCAGGAAGTGCTCAATAAAAAGATCACGCTATCGGTACAGCAAAGGACGCTTGCCGATGTGTTGAAGACGCTTGCCCGAACGCATAAGGTAGAATTTATCTACAATCAGGATGTGGTGAGCACCAGTGACAAGATCACGGCACAGTTCAGTAACATGGGGTTAAAGGATGTGTTGAACCAACTGCTTACGCAATATCATATCAACTACCAGGTATTTAAGGACAAGATCATCCTGATCGATGCACAACCGCAAAGCCAAGCCGTCACTAATGCTAAAGAGATGCAGGCCATCAACATCACCGGTAAGGTGGTTGATGAAAAGGACCAGCCGCTGGTAGGAGTAAGTGTTACTGTAAAAGGCACATCCAAAGGTACGATCACTGATGTGAACGGTGGTTTCAAGCTGTCAGTAGAGAGCACTAACGATGTATTGGTGTTCAAGTATGTAGGTTATAATACGCTTGAGGTTCCGGCCACTGGTACATTGCCGTTGACCATCAAACTTACCGCCGATTCAAAGTCGCTTAACGAAGTGGTAGTGGTAGGTTACGGTACCAAAAAGAAGAGCGACCTCACCGGTAGCGTGGCCTCACTGAGTTCAGAGGATATCGTTAAGTCGCGTGCACCCAACGCTCAGGAGGCCCTTCAGGGCCGTATGCCGGGGGTGGACGTGAAACGCAGCTCGGGCAAACCAGGTGCCGATATGACCATTGAGATCCGCGGTGTGAACTCCATTTACGGTAACACCCAACCGCTATACGTGGTGGACGGCATCCCAGTGGCCAATATCAATGACATCAACCCGGCCGACATCGAGCGCATGGACGTATTAAAGGATGCGTCATCTACGGCCATATTTGGTTCGAGAGGTGCTAACGGTGTGGTGATCGTGACCACTAAGCGCGGTACCCGCGGCCAAACCAAGGTCAATTATGATGGGTATGTGGGCTTTGTGAACGCCTACAACCTGCCAAAAGTGATGGATGGGCCTAAATTCGTCGATTACGCACGTGAGTTCTACCGTACCCTGGGTACTAACGTGACCCCTAATGTGAACTATACTGACGCGCAAATTTTCTCGGCCACTGAGCTGGCTAATATAGCTAACGGTAATTACACCAATTGGATCAATGTGATCAAGCGTAATGGTTTGCAAACCAACCACAACCTATCGGTAACCGGTGGTGATGAAAAGACCTTGTACTTTTTATCTGCTGGCTACCAGCAGTACGAGGGAGCCTTGAAGGTGGAGAACACCAAGAAATATACCCTGAAAGTAGGTTTGGAAAAAACGCTGGGTAGCGTGGTCAAGATCGGTGCCTCGATGTACGGCACCTATGCTGATTTTAATTTGGGTAGCGGCGAGGTATTTAGAAGCGCTTACCGTCTACGTCCTACCGGGAGCGCATACAATGCTGACGGCAGCCCACGCTTTTTTGCTTACGAAGGTGAGCAGCAGATCACCAATCCGCTGTTCGACTTTGATAACGACCTGCGCCGTACGCAGTACATTCGTATGTTGCCTAATCTGTTCGCAGAGCTGAGCTTTGGTAAAGATCTGAAATTCCGTACGTCTTTCACACCTGATATCACTTTCCAGCGTGCCGGTACGTACAGCGATACCTATTCCAAGATAGGAGCGGGTACCAAGCCTAATGCAGCCACCAATGGCGCGAACCACATTTTCAATTACACGCTGGATAACCTGTTGATCTACAACAAGAGCATCAACACGGATAATAAGCTTGAGCTTACCTTAGGCAACTCGCTTAACTATTATCAAACAGATAACAACCTGATCTCGGTATCCGGCTTGCCTTACCGCTCGTTATGGTATAATGTAGGCAACGTGACCACCGTTAACGGTGTAGCTCCGGTCACTACGGTTTCAAGCGCTTACAGTAAGCAAACGATCAGCTCTTACTTTTTCAGAGGTAATTATACATTGAAGGGGCGTTATCTTTTGACCGTGACCGGCAGAGCCGATGGTAATTCCATTTTTTCTGACGGAAACAAATGGGGCTTTTTCCCATCGGCAGCGTTGGGATGGGTGGCCAGCGAAGAGAACTTTATCAAGAACATCTCAGCGATCAGCTTCCTGAAATTCAGGTTCAGTTATGGTCGCTCGGGTAACGCCGCAGTAAATGGAACGTACTTTTACCCGTATGTTACCCAGTCGGCCGTTTCAACCAGTTACTATGATTTTAACGGTGCTAATGCCAATGGTTCAGGCATCGTAAACCTTGCCCCATCGGCCCTTACCTGGGAAAAGACCACCGAGTACAACGCCGGTATGGAATTGAACCTGTTCAAGAACCGTGTAGCGTTCACGTTCGATTATTACAATAAGACCGCCAAAGGTACCCTGTTACCACAACAGATACCTGCCGCTAACGGCTATGCCACCATTACGGCCAATGTTGGATCGATACGTAACAGTGGTGTTGAGTTGGGTTTGAATACAACCAACATCAAAAGCAAGGACTTCACCTGGACCACCAACATCAACTTCTCCAAGAACAATAATAAGATCATTGATCTTTTTGGTAATGGTGCCAACGACGTAGGTAATGCACGTTTTATAGGCGAAAAGGCCCGCGTGTTGTACAACTACAAAATCATTGGCGTATGGCAAAGCAATGAGGCCGCTCAGGCCGCCACCTTTGGTCAAAAGCCCGGTCAGTATAAACTTCTTGACGTGAACGGTGATGGCCGTATCAACGCCGACGACCGTGTGATACAAGGCAGCGATATACCTGATTGGTTCGGTGGCCTGACCAGCACTTTCAACTATAAGAACTTTGATCTGGGCATTACCTTTTACACCCGCCAGGGCACCAAGCAGGTAAGTACCTTTTTAGAGCAGGCAATGAATGGTGATCAGGGCCGGGCACGTTTTGGCGCGTACGATCGTAGTTACTGGACCACCACTAACCCCAGCAATACCTGGGCAAATAATGCTATTGAGACCGATGCTACTCGCAGGTTGGTCGCCACGTACCAAAACTCATCTTACACCAAGATCAGTAATATGACGCTGGGCTTCACCGCGCCAAAAGCGCTGGCCAGTAAGATCGGCATGAACAGTTTGCGCATCTACACTACGGCCTACAACCCGTTCATCTGGACCAAATTTATTGGTTGGGACCCTGAAACGGCCGACCTGAACTCTTTCGGTCTGCAGGATTTCCGTACCCGTACTTTCATCCTCGGCGTTAACCTTACTCTTTAA
- a CDS encoding RagB/SusD family nutrient uptake outer membrane protein produces MKSFKHKLLPFFILAALAGSTGCKKYIEETNLGAATDQLYYVTKQGFEDLARSNYPNLRYIVGMSSLHNLGTDTYSSLQTTDVNALNIYNASLNSSLADLDNYWKQLYFTIGGTNTTLYWSTQVQNIDATTLNARIGEAKALRAYCYYLLVETFGDVPLVLTRTVDVNTSFTRTPERDVYTQMIKDLNEAITALPTTTADQGRITRGFAQHLLSKVYLTRGYKSYGSGAADFTQAATLAENLITSGTYSLRPSFASMFDPSVTGFQINSEVIFSVQYSTNAATNQVFFLGKAGLPATAGSTAVAGTAVAGSAVQQYFLWDASTIAPIGRSTFYNRPNTATSATPDPYFYSLFDKVRDSRYQATVWNTLIAQASGVAKGNNFVAGDTVVYYPDVAFTAAQKAAKKYYVFNPDEYRTSPFSGNTRTFPLFKKFRDPNALFADYGGTRDTYVFRLGETYLLAAEAYLQAGNLGKALQYYNQLRTRAAKTGNNPLTGVAYATEMQATTLTLDDILDERARELAGEEFRWFELKRTGKLISRTLAYNDEAKASNTLKAFHLLRPIPQTQIDLNRGATIPQNPGY; encoded by the coding sequence ATGAAATCTTTCAAACATAAACTGCTACCGTTCTTCATATTGGCCGCACTGGCCGGAAGCACAGGCTGTAAAAAATATATTGAAGAAACCAATCTTGGTGCTGCTACCGACCAGTTGTATTACGTGACCAAACAGGGTTTTGAAGACCTGGCGCGGTCCAATTATCCTAACCTGCGCTACATCGTGGGCATGAGCTCATTGCACAACCTCGGCACTGATACCTATTCATCCTTGCAAACCACCGATGTGAATGCATTGAACATCTACAACGCATCGCTAAACTCTTCTCTGGCCGATCTTGATAACTACTGGAAGCAATTGTATTTTACCATAGGCGGTACCAATACCACTCTCTATTGGTCCACCCAGGTGCAAAACATAGATGCGACTACGCTTAATGCACGCATAGGAGAAGCCAAAGCACTGAGAGCTTATTGCTATTATTTGTTGGTGGAGACCTTTGGCGATGTTCCGCTGGTACTCACACGCACCGTTGATGTCAACACCTCGTTCACCCGCACACCTGAACGTGATGTATATACGCAAATGATCAAGGACCTTAACGAGGCCATCACCGCATTACCGACGACTACGGCCGACCAGGGGCGTATCACCCGCGGTTTTGCTCAGCATTTGCTCTCCAAGGTGTATCTCACCCGGGGCTACAAGAGCTACGGATCCGGCGCGGCGGACTTTACCCAGGCGGCCACCCTGGCCGAGAACCTCATCACCTCCGGCACTTACAGCTTGCGCCCATCGTTCGCCAGCATGTTCGACCCGTCGGTAACAGGCTTTCAGATCAACTCTGAGGTTATCTTTTCCGTTCAATATAGTACCAACGCGGCTACCAACCAGGTATTCTTCTTAGGCAAGGCCGGGCTGCCAGCAACTGCGGGTAGTACTGCCGTTGCCGGTACGGCGGTTGCTGGTAGTGCGGTGCAACAATACTTTTTGTGGGATGCTTCTACCATTGCACCGATCGGCCGTTCAACGTTCTATAACCGGCCTAACACGGCGACGTCGGCCACGCCCGACCCTTATTTTTATAGCTTATTTGATAAGGTGCGCGATAGCCGTTACCAGGCCACTGTTTGGAACACTTTGATCGCACAAGCAAGCGGCGTAGCTAAAGGCAACAACTTTGTGGCAGGAGATACGGTAGTTTACTACCCTGATGTTGCTTTTACCGCTGCGCAAAAGGCCGCTAAAAAGTATTATGTTTTTAATCCTGACGAGTATCGCACCTCGCCATTTAGCGGCAATACCCGAACGTTCCCGTTGTTCAAAAAGTTCAGGGACCCCAACGCGCTATTTGCCGACTACGGCGGCACGCGCGACACCTATGTGTTTCGGTTAGGAGAGACCTACCTGCTGGCCGCTGAGGCGTACTTGCAGGCGGGAAATCTGGGTAAAGCACTGCAGTACTATAACCAATTACGTACGCGCGCCGCTAAGACAGGGAACAACCCGCTGACCGGAGTTGCCTATGCCACCGAAATGCAGGCCACCACTTTGACCCTGGACGACATTTTAGATGAGCGTGCACGCGAACTGGCTGGTGAGGAGTTCAGGTGGTTCGAGCTTAAGCGTACCGGTAAATTGATCAGCCGTACGCTGGCATATAACGATGAGGCCAAAGCATCGAACACTTTAAAAGCTTTCCATTTATTAAGGCCCATCCCTCAAACGCAGATCGATCTTAACCGTGGTGCTACCATCCCGCAAAACCCAGGTTATTAA
- a CDS encoding FecR family protein codes for MTSEQLAELMERYQKGTCTPEEAAILEQWYSSYDTKANILDSLPAADRDRLQQRMYDRISDKTGIEQEKRSNAKIISLWAKIAVAAVLTSMVIFFAWNKRSLESKPAVTDSWANVINSGAGIVKHNLPDGSTVWLKPGSSLKYVKTFNAISRDVAMNGECFFEVIKDPQRPFVIVSKHIVTKVWGTSFRVKDANDATKATVTVMTGKVSVSKTGSEAHQAGARLLKNEVMLLPDQQATYSTTQNQLTANRHADMSDMALWKHTDLSFNDQSVAQIASVLSKRFDVDITIEGEHLKKASMTADLNGLNLPEVLDVLKTSMKIDYAVITNDRIILRRTNL; via the coding sequence ATGACCAGCGAGCAACTTGCCGAGCTGATGGAGCGATACCAAAAGGGTACTTGTACTCCTGAAGAAGCGGCCATTTTAGAACAATGGTACAGCAGTTACGATACCAAGGCCAATATCCTTGACTCGTTGCCTGCTGCCGACCGCGACAGGTTGCAACAGCGCATGTATGATAGGATAAGCGACAAAACTGGCATTGAGCAAGAGAAAAGGTCGAACGCTAAGATCATATCCTTGTGGGCTAAGATCGCCGTTGCAGCGGTGTTGACCAGTATGGTCATCTTTTTTGCTTGGAACAAGCGCTCGCTTGAATCTAAACCTGCAGTGACCGATAGCTGGGCCAACGTCATAAACTCGGGTGCTGGCATAGTTAAACACAACCTGCCTGATGGTAGCACCGTTTGGCTCAAACCGGGCAGTAGTCTTAAATATGTCAAGACTTTCAATGCTATATCAAGGGACGTGGCCATGAACGGAGAATGCTTTTTTGAAGTGATCAAAGATCCGCAGCGTCCGTTCGTTATCGTGAGTAAGCACATCGTGACCAAGGTGTGGGGAACAAGCTTTAGGGTGAAAGACGCCAATGATGCCACCAAGGCGACCGTGACCGTCATGACCGGAAAAGTATCGGTAAGTAAAACAGGCAGCGAGGCACACCAAGCCGGTGCTAGATTGCTTAAGAACGAGGTGATGTTATTGCCTGATCAGCAGGCCACATACAGTACCACTCAAAACCAACTGACCGCTAACCGCCACGCCGATATGAGCGATATGGCGCTTTGGAAACATACAGATCTGTCGTTCAATGATCAGAGCGTTGCACAAATAGCTTCTGTGTTGAGTAAACGATTTGATGTGGACATCACTATAGAGGGAGAGCATCTCAAAAAGGCCTCCATGACAGCAGACCTTAACGGGCTTAACCTACCCGAAGTTCTGGATGTGCTCAAGACCTCGATGAAGATCGATTATGCGGTTATAACCAATGACCGTATCATACTAAGAAGAACCAATTTATAA
- a CDS encoding glycoside hydrolase family 16 protein — protein MKSPYLMAAAAMYLALLSCKKVEMSTVDQVPTPGSSVLAPEAVGPWNRVFTENFSNSSSFNNWTKADRSDYNSNACVYDPNVPVIGNYDSRDVLVLTATKNGNSYRSGHVKSNFSFKPGVNEEYRTSASIKFIALDGTTWKDFTQTYGAWPAFWTVQETNWPVNGEIDIVEAYSFGNSAKYASNLFYGSSANNNQLGNTCEKPYNVNAGWHMYDEYWKNENGNVTVTIQLDGVTVATYTNAINGNLRLQNFGPHNIIFNLNVGSNSNLGIFNNSQINLFSKTMMWVDYVTVDKRTL, from the coding sequence ATGAAAAGTCCTTACTTAATGGCGGCCGCCGCCATGTACCTTGCACTTCTGTCTTGTAAAAAGGTAGAAATGTCTACAGTTGATCAAGTTCCAACACCAGGGTCCAGCGTGCTTGCGCCCGAGGCTGTTGGGCCTTGGAACCGCGTCTTCACCGAAAACTTCAGCAATAGCTCCAGTTTTAATAACTGGACAAAAGCCGATCGGTCCGACTACAATTCAAATGCTTGTGTTTATGACCCGAATGTACCCGTTATAGGCAATTATGACTCCCGAGACGTTTTGGTATTGACCGCTACTAAAAATGGCAACTCATATAGATCAGGGCATGTTAAATCCAATTTTTCTTTCAAGCCTGGGGTAAATGAAGAGTACCGTACAAGTGCCTCTATCAAATTTATCGCCCTGGACGGGACCACCTGGAAAGACTTTACGCAAACCTATGGCGCCTGGCCAGCCTTTTGGACCGTTCAAGAAACCAACTGGCCTGTGAATGGCGAGATCGATATCGTAGAAGCTTACTCATTCGGCAACAGTGCTAAGTATGCCAGCAACCTCTTTTATGGCAGCTCTGCAAATAATAATCAGTTAGGCAACACTTGTGAGAAACCATACAATGTGAACGCCGGCTGGCATATGTATGATGAATATTGGAAGAATGAGAATGGTAACGTGACCGTCACTATCCAGTTAGATGGAGTAACGGTAGCTACCTACACCAATGCCATTAATGGTAATTTAAGATTGCAGAATTTTGGACCACACAACATCATATTTAACCTGAATGTGGGATCGAATAGTAATCTTGGCATCTTTAATAACAGCCAGATCAACTTATTCAGCAAAACCATGATGTGGGTAGATTATGTGACCGTTGACAAGCGCACCTTATAA